The following coding sequences lie in one Paroedura picta isolate Pp20150507F chromosome 10, Ppicta_v3.0, whole genome shotgun sequence genomic window:
- the LRRTM1 gene encoding leucine-rich repeat transmembrane neuronal protein 1 has protein sequence MDFLLIGVCLNWLLRKPPGWILCTLALFSKMLPAVHSGCPLLCRCEGRLLYCESLNLTEMPHNLSGVMGLSLRYNSLSELRDGQFTGLMQLTWLYLDHNHVCSVEGNAFQKLRRVKELTLSSNKITQLPNTTFRPMPNLRSVDLSYNNLQALEPDLFHGLRKLTTLHMRSNALKFVPVRIFQDCRSLKFLDIGYNQLKSLARNSFAGLFKLTELHLEHNDLVKVNLAHFPRLIALHSLCLRRNKVTIVVNSLDWVWNLEKLDLSGNEIEYIEPHVFESVPHLQSLQLDSNRLTYIHPRILDAWKSLASVSLSANVWDCGRNICALASWLSSFKGRYDTNLLCATPEYAQGEDVLDAVYAFHLCEDAVDQTTEGHLQLAVANNSDQLLAYSPATLNYDLQETEGDRTTNSVTVTLPGENGENAVQIHKVVTGTMALIFSFLIVVLVLYVSWKCFPASLRQLRQCFVTQRRKQKQKQTMHQMAALSAQEYYVDYKPNHIEGALVIINEYGSCTCHQQPARECEV, from the coding sequence ATGGATTTCCTTCTTATTGGGGTCTGTTTAAACTGGCTGCTGAGGAAGCCCCCCGGGTGGATCTTATGCACACTCGCTCTTTTCTCCAAAATGCTTCCGGCCGTGCATAGTGGGTGTCCACTCCTCTGCCGCTGTGAGGGGAGGCTTTTGTACTGTGAGTCGCTGAACCTCACGGAGATGCCTCACAACCTGTCGGGGGTGATGGGCTTGTCGTTGCGGTACAACAGCCTGTCGGAGCTGCGTGACGGACAGTTCACGGGGTTGATGCAGCTCACGTGGCTCTATTTGGATCACAATCACGTTTGCTCCGTGGAGGGGAATGCCTTCCAGAAGCTGCGGAGGGTCAAGGAACTCACGCTGAGTTCcaacaagatcacccagctgcccAACACCACCTTCCGGCCCATGCCCAACTTGCGCAGTGTGGATTTATCCTACAACAACCTGCAGGCTCTCGAGCCGGACCTGTTCCACGGGCTGCGCAAGCTGACGACGCTGCACATGAGGTCCAACGCCCTCAAGTTCGTGCCCGTCCGCATCTTCCAGGACTGCCGCAGCCTCAAGTTCCTCGACATCGGATACAATCAGTTGAAAAGCCTGGCCCGGAACTCTTTTGCCGGCCTGTTCAAACTCACCGAGCTGCACCTGGAGCACAACGACCTGGTGAAGGTGAACCTGGCCCACTTCCCCAGGCTGATCGCTTTGCATTCCCTCTGCCTGCGGCGGAATAAGGTCACCATTGTGGTCAACTCCTTGGACTGGGTGTGGAATCTGGAGAAGCTGGACCTCTCGGGCAACGAGATCGAGTACATCGAGCCGCACGTGTTCGAGAGCGTGCCTCACCTCCAGTCCCTGCAGCTGGACTCCAACCGGCTCACCTACATCCACCCGAGGATCCTCGACGCCTGGAAGTCCCTCGCCAGCGTCAGCCTTTCCGCCAACGTCTGGGATTGTGGCCGCAACATCTGTGCCTTGGCCTCGTGGCTGAGCAGCTTCAAGGGCCGCTACGACACCAACTTGCTCTGCGCCACCCCCGAGTACGCGCAGGGCGAGGATGTCTTGGACGCGGTCTACGCTTTTCACTTGTGTGAGGACGCAGTGGACCAGACCACCGAGGGCCACCTGCAGCTGGCCGTGGCCAACAACAGCGACCAGCTGCTCGCCTACAGCCCGGCCACCCTGAACTACGACCTGCAGGAGACCGAAGGGGACAGGACCACCAATTCGGTCACGGTGACTCTGCCGGGCGAGAACGGCGAGAACGCCGTTCAGATCCACAAGGTGGTCACGGGGACCATGGCCCTGATCTTCTCCTTCCTCATAGTGGTCCTGGTGTTGTACGtgtcctggaagtgtttcccggCCAGCCTTAGGCAACTGAGGCAGTGCTTTGTGACCCAACgcaggaagcagaagcagaaacaaACCATGCACCAGATGGCCGCTCTGTCGGCCCAGGAGTATTACGTTGATTACAAGCCCAATCACATAGAGGGAGCCTTGGTGATCATTAATGAGTATGGATCCTGTACTTGCCACCAGCAGCCGGCGAGGGAATGTGAGGTGTGA